In the Hordeum vulgare subsp. vulgare chromosome 7H, MorexV3_pseudomolecules_assembly, whole genome shotgun sequence genome, one interval contains:
- the LOC123407239 gene encoding egg cell-secreted protein 1.1-like — protein sequence MASSGSLLPALLALLLLAVAPAASATTATVFARAAAPASDLAERLQGVGQQQCWEMLMDVRSCTGEIILFFLNGEAYLGPGCCRAVRAVVESCWAADDMLSVIGFTAEEGDMLKGYCDAGDDGKGGEGHH from the coding sequence ATGGCTTCGTCCGGCTCTCTCCTCCCCGCCCTCCTCGCGCTGCTCCTGCTCGCAGTCGCCCCCGCCGCGTCGGCGACCACGGCGACGGTCTTCGCCCGGGCCGCCGCTCCTGCCTCCGACCTCGCGGAGCGGCTGCAGGGAGTGGGGCAGCAGCAGTGCTGGGAGATGCTGATGGACGTCAGGTCGTGCACGGGGGagatcatcctcttcttcctcaacGGCGAGGCGTACCTGGGGCCCGGGTGCTGCCGCGCCGTCCGCGCCGTCGTGGAAAGCTGCTGGGCCGCCGACGACATGCTGTCCGTCATCGGGTTCACCGCGGAGGAGGGGGACATGCTCAAGGGCTACTGCGACGCCGGAGACGACGGCAAGGGCGGCGAGGGGCATCACTAG